A window of Rubricoccus marinus contains these coding sequences:
- a CDS encoding dipeptidase, whose translation MRSLLALPLLFSLAACSGSTTTRTPEASGEVQVQPGPAAPEEVAVSVPARDAASTALMARANQIARDAIIVDGHIDVPYRLKNNYVDVGAATDGGDFDYPRALQGGLDAPFMSIYIPASYQESGGAAALADSLIDMVEGIVEQHPDKFALASGVADVRANHAAGLISLPLGMENGAPVEGDLANLAHFHARGIRYITLTHSRDNEISDSSYDETGTHGGLSDFGRDVVREMNRLGIMVDISHVSDNAFDDVMEVTSAPVIASHSSARRFTPGFERNLDDGRIERLAENGGVIMINYGSSFLLKRYQDDRDAARARILEEAERRGWEPGSDDFNAYSDQYFRDNVPYADLQDVVDHIDHVVGLVGIDHVGIGSDYDGVGDSLPTGLKDVASYPNLIAALLQKGYSETDIRKLLGENALRVWAEVERIAARS comes from the coding sequence ATGCGCTCGCTTCTCGCCCTTCCGCTCCTCTTTTCCCTCGCCGCCTGCAGCGGCAGCACCACCACGCGCACGCCAGAGGCCTCTGGCGAGGTCCAGGTTCAACCCGGCCCCGCCGCGCCCGAGGAGGTCGCGGTGTCGGTGCCGGCGCGAGACGCGGCGAGCACGGCGCTGATGGCACGCGCCAACCAAATCGCGCGAGACGCGATCATCGTGGACGGGCACATCGACGTGCCGTACCGGCTGAAGAACAACTATGTGGATGTGGGCGCCGCAACCGACGGTGGAGACTTCGATTACCCACGCGCGCTGCAAGGGGGATTGGACGCGCCGTTTATGTCGATCTACATCCCCGCCTCCTATCAAGAATCCGGCGGCGCGGCGGCGCTCGCGGACTCGCTGATCGACATGGTGGAGGGCATCGTGGAGCAGCACCCAGACAAGTTCGCCCTGGCCTCTGGCGTGGCGGACGTGCGCGCCAACCACGCGGCAGGCCTGATCTCTCTGCCCCTGGGCATGGAGAACGGCGCGCCGGTGGAGGGCGACCTGGCGAACCTCGCGCACTTCCACGCCAGAGGCATCCGCTACATCACGCTCACGCACAGCAGGGACAACGAGATCTCGGATTCCTCGTACGACGAGACCGGGACGCACGGAGGGTTGAGCGATTTCGGACGCGACGTGGTCCGCGAGATGAACCGCCTCGGCATCATGGTCGACATCTCGCACGTGAGCGACAACGCCTTCGACGACGTGATGGAGGTCACGAGCGCACCCGTTATCGCGAGCCACTCCTCGGCGCGGCGCTTTACGCCGGGCTTCGAGCGCAACCTGGACGACGGCCGCATCGAACGGCTGGCCGAGAACGGCGGCGTCATCATGATCAACTACGGCTCGTCGTTCCTGCTGAAGCGATACCAGGACGACCGGGACGCGGCGCGGGCTCGCATCCTAGAAGAAGCGGAACGCCGCGGCTGGGAGCCCGGCAGTGACGACTTCAACGCCTACAGTGACCAGTACTTCCGCGACAACGTCCCGTACGCCGATCTGCAGGATGTCGTTGACCACATCGACCACGTCGTCGGTCTCGTCGGCATCGACCACGTCGGCATCGGCTCGGACTACGATGGTGTGGGTGACTCCCTCCCGACCGGATTGAAGGACGTCGCCTCGTACCCCAACCTCATCGCGGCGCTTCTCCAGAAGGGCTACTCCGAGACCGACATCCGGAAGCTTCTCGGCGAGAACGCGCTCCGCGTCTGGGCCGAGGTGGAGCGCATCGCCGCACGCTCCTAG
- a CDS encoding LVIVD repeat-containing protein has protein sequence MQRFSPFLALVALVALAACSGSSPMTTPAPGAMESDRMPGAMPGASDADPRVGLGAGLFDAEEAIWNLKMVSTTPPPEAFVGVTNSDLAFKGNYAFQGNYNGVIIWDLTDPANPVMVKDFVCPASQSDVSVYENLMFVSGEGLGGRLDCGTEGVREAVSPDRLRGIRIFDISDIRNPEYIANVQTCRGSHTHSVLKDPSDDENLYIYVSGSAGVRPEGELAGCSSGMPGEDPNTALFRIEVIQVPLANPQAAAIVSSPRIFEGLTEPEGHGMSPADLREIEQARAEGKFVAEIRGNSVVIPDQYVRQMLAGMVAQRGGSGEPTAADSTMLREQLPTIIAAQFGAGDEEEDAGPQPGPTQCHDITLYPEIGLAGGACEGYGLLLDISDPARPTRIQAVADSNFAYWHSATFNNDGSKVLFTDEWGGGGQPKCREDDPMEWGANAIFTLTNNRMDFASYYKLPAAQSSTENCVAHNGSLIPVPGRDIMVQSWYQGGISVFDWTDAANPIEIAYHDRGPIDADNFQMGGSWSVYWYNGMIVNSEIARGLDVFTLTPSEYLTQNEIDAANTVKLSYLNAQGQPKYTWPMSFSLAKAYADQAMRNGDITAAQMSQLTFGLNSAEDASGAQRTGILNQIIAQASASPAPKVQKMTEVLRALATM, from the coding sequence ATGCAACGCTTCTCCCCTTTCCTTGCGCTCGTGGCCCTCGTGGCTCTCGCGGCGTGCTCGGGCTCCTCGCCCATGACGACGCCCGCGCCTGGCGCGATGGAGTCGGACCGGATGCCCGGCGCCATGCCGGGCGCGTCTGACGCCGATCCCCGCGTCGGCCTCGGCGCTGGCCTCTTCGACGCCGAAGAAGCCATCTGGAACCTCAAGATGGTTTCCACCACGCCTCCGCCAGAGGCCTTTGTCGGGGTCACCAACTCCGACCTCGCCTTTAAGGGCAACTACGCGTTCCAGGGCAACTACAACGGCGTGATCATCTGGGACCTCACGGACCCGGCCAACCCGGTCATGGTCAAGGACTTCGTCTGCCCCGCGTCGCAGAGCGACGTGTCCGTGTACGAGAACCTGATGTTCGTCTCCGGCGAGGGCCTCGGTGGCCGCCTCGACTGTGGAACCGAGGGCGTCCGCGAAGCCGTCAGCCCGGACCGCCTCCGTGGCATCCGGATCTTCGACATCTCGGACATCCGTAACCCGGAGTACATCGCCAACGTGCAGACGTGCCGCGGCTCGCACACGCACTCCGTCCTGAAGGACCCGAGCGACGACGAGAACCTCTACATCTACGTCTCCGGCTCGGCCGGCGTCCGCCCCGAGGGCGAACTCGCGGGTTGCTCCAGCGGGATGCCCGGCGAGGACCCCAACACCGCGCTGTTCCGCATCGAAGTCATCCAGGTGCCTCTGGCGAACCCGCAAGCGGCAGCCATCGTCAGCTCGCCTCGCATTTTCGAGGGCCTGACGGAGCCCGAAGGCCACGGCATGTCTCCCGCCGACCTCAGGGAGATTGAGCAGGCTCGCGCCGAAGGCAAGTTCGTCGCGGAGATCCGCGGCAACTCCGTCGTGATTCCCGATCAGTACGTGCGCCAGATGCTCGCCGGCATGGTGGCGCAGCGCGGCGGCTCTGGAGAGCCCACGGCGGCCGATAGCACGATGCTTCGCGAGCAGCTCCCGACCATCATCGCCGCTCAGTTCGGAGCTGGCGACGAGGAGGAGGACGCGGGCCCACAGCCCGGCCCGACGCAGTGCCACGACATCACGCTCTACCCCGAGATCGGTCTCGCCGGCGGTGCTTGCGAAGGCTACGGCTTGCTCCTCGACATCTCGGACCCCGCACGCCCGACGCGCATCCAGGCCGTCGCGGACTCCAACTTCGCCTACTGGCACTCCGCCACGTTCAACAACGACGGCAGCAAGGTGCTGTTCACGGACGAGTGGGGCGGCGGCGGCCAGCCGAAGTGCCGCGAGGACGACCCCATGGAGTGGGGCGCCAACGCCATCTTTACGCTGACCAACAACCGGATGGACTTCGCGAGCTACTACAAGCTCCCGGCAGCCCAGAGCAGCACCGAGAACTGCGTGGCGCACAACGGCTCGCTGATCCCCGTGCCCGGCCGCGACATCATGGTGCAGTCCTGGTACCAGGGCGGCATCTCCGTCTTTGACTGGACGGACGCGGCCAACCCCATCGAGATCGCCTACCACGACCGTGGGCCTATCGACGCGGACAACTTCCAGATGGGCGGTAGCTGGAGCGTCTACTGGTACAACGGCATGATCGTCAACTCCGAGATCGCCAGAGGCCTGGACGTGTTCACGCTCACGCCCAGCGAGTACCTCACGCAGAACGAGATCGACGCCGCCAACACGGTGAAGCTGAGCTACCTCAACGCGCAGGGCCAGCCCAAGTACACGTGGCCGATGTCCTTCTCGCTCGCCAAGGCATACGCCGATCAGGCGATGCGGAACGGGGACATCACCGCTGCGCAGATGTCTCAGCTCACGTTCGGCCTCAACTCCGCAGAGGACGCCTCTGGCGCACAGCGCACCGGGATCCTCAACCAGATCATCGCGCAGGCCTCCGCCAGCCCTGCGCCGAAGGTGCAGAAGATGACCGAGGTCCTCCGGGCTCTCGCAACGATGTAG
- a CDS encoding DUF305 domain-containing protein codes for MHHSPFRPLVGLLALGFLASGCSGSAPALETQRDAPEASRSDIESLYWQRIAENKTYSEADVAYMTGMIGHHAQALILADMAYRNAASGSIKTLAARIENAQKDEIESMQRWLRDRGQPVPVPTFEGTLLTVTMEAPEASGEMDHSAMDHQASGEMEHSGMDHSTMDHSGMDHGAMGHGGMDHSGMPGMLSQAQLDEMNAAKGRAFDVLFLRYMIQHHAGAVTMTDDLFTKDGAAQDDTAFKIASDIQVDQRTEIARMQLMLDRLSD; via the coding sequence ATGCACCACTCCCCTTTTCGACCCCTCGTCGGACTCCTCGCCCTGGGCTTCCTCGCGAGCGGGTGCAGCGGGAGCGCTCCTGCGCTGGAGACGCAGCGCGACGCGCCAGAGGCCAGCCGCTCTGACATTGAGTCGCTGTACTGGCAGCGGATCGCTGAGAACAAGACGTACTCGGAGGCTGACGTGGCGTACATGACGGGCATGATCGGCCACCACGCGCAGGCGCTCATCCTGGCCGACATGGCCTACCGCAACGCGGCCTCTGGCTCCATCAAGACGCTCGCCGCTCGAATCGAGAACGCGCAGAAGGACGAGATCGAGTCCATGCAACGCTGGCTCCGCGACCGCGGCCAGCCGGTCCCGGTCCCCACCTTCGAAGGCACGCTCCTGACGGTCACGATGGAGGCGCCAGAGGCCTCTGGCGAGATGGACCACAGCGCGATGGACCACCAGGCCTCTGGCGAGATGGAGCACTCCGGGATGGATCACAGCACGATGGACCACTCGGGTATGGATCACGGCGCGATGGGGCACGGCGGCATGGACCACTCGGGGATGCCCGGTATGCTTTCCCAGGCGCAGCTCGACGAGATGAACGCCGCCAAAGGCCGCGCCTTTGACGTCCTGTTCCTGCGCTACATGATCCAGCACCACGCAGGCGCCGTGACCATGACCGACGACCTCTTTACCAAGGACGGCGCCGCACAGGACGACACCGCCTTCAAGATCGCGTCCGACATCCAGGTCGATCAGCGCACCGAGATCGCGCGCATGCAGCTCATGCTCGACCGGCTCTCCGACTAG
- a CDS encoding LLM class flavin-dependent oxidoreductase: protein MELGLFSFAEVPPGHTQSSRLRDLVEEIELADQIGLDVFGVGEHHRMDYAASAPAVILGAAAARTQNIRLTSAVTVLSSDDPVRVFQDFATLDLLSDGRAEILAGRGSFTESFPLFGYDLRDYDTLYAEKLDLLLALRENERVTWSGTHRAPLAGQGVYPRPQQDKLPVWIAVGGTPNSVIRAGVLGLPLAIAIIGGAPARFAPLVDLYRQAGAESGHDPSTLKVSINGHGFLADTPEAARDLALEPFMATMGRIGRERGWPPPSRAQFEAETALEGALVLGSAQEAIDKILYAHELFGHDRHMLQLTVGPIDHADVMRAIEIYGRDVAPVVRREVAARAVAA from the coding sequence ATGGAACTCGGTCTCTTCTCGTTTGCCGAAGTCCCTCCGGGACACACCCAGTCCTCTCGCCTCCGCGACCTGGTGGAGGAGATCGAACTCGCCGACCAGATCGGCCTCGACGTGTTCGGTGTGGGGGAGCACCACCGGATGGACTACGCCGCGAGCGCTCCCGCTGTCATCCTCGGCGCCGCAGCCGCGCGCACCCAAAACATCCGCCTCACGAGCGCCGTCACCGTCCTCTCGTCGGACGATCCTGTCCGCGTGTTCCAGGACTTCGCCACGCTGGACCTCCTCTCGGACGGCCGCGCCGAGATTCTGGCGGGCCGCGGCTCGTTTACCGAGTCGTTCCCACTCTTCGGCTACGACCTCCGCGACTACGACACGCTCTACGCGGAAAAGCTGGATCTGCTGCTGGCGTTGCGTGAGAACGAGCGCGTGACGTGGAGCGGCACGCACCGAGCGCCTCTGGCGGGGCAGGGCGTCTACCCTCGTCCCCAGCAGGACAAGCTCCCGGTGTGGATCGCCGTCGGCGGCACGCCGAACAGCGTGATCCGCGCGGGCGTGCTCGGTCTGCCTCTGGCGATCGCCATCATCGGCGGGGCCCCGGCCCGGTTCGCGCCGCTCGTGGACCTGTACCGGCAGGCCGGCGCCGAATCCGGCCACGATCCCTCTACGCTCAAGGTGAGCATCAACGGCCACGGCTTTCTCGCCGACACGCCAGAGGCCGCGCGCGACCTCGCGCTGGAGCCGTTCATGGCCACGATGGGACGCATCGGCCGCGAGCGGGGCTGGCCGCCGCCGTCCCGCGCGCAGTTCGAGGCCGAGACGGCACTCGAGGGCGCCCTCGTCCTGGGCTCTGCGCAAGAGGCCATCGACAAGATCCTCTACGCGCACGAGCTGTTCGGCCACGACCGCCACATGCTCCAACTCACTGTCGGCCCCATCGACCACGCTGATGTGATGCGCGCCATCGAGATCTACGGCCGCGACGTGGCGCCGGTCGTGCGGCGCGAGGTCGCCGCGCGCGCCGTGGCGGCGTAG
- a CDS encoding EamA family transporter produces MSTDQKPPLAAVLAAFAALYIIWGSTYLGIRFAIETMPPFTMAGIRFLAAGAMLYGWSRARGAAAPSRPQWRTAVVVGALLLLGGNGGVTWAEQRIPSGVAALLIASTPMWMVILDWLRPGGTRPGWAVELGLLVGLVGMFLLVGPSSLGGQTVDGLGALAVGGAALSWAIGSIYQRRAPKADSTLLNVGMQMLAGGTLLLVFGLALGERLSPEAVSLKSGLSLAYLVFIGAIVGYSAYVWLLKVSTAAKASTYAYVNPIVAVLLGWALAGEPLGPRVIASGVTVVLAVALITTAKAVPARPPAATVSVR; encoded by the coding sequence ATGTCTACCGATCAGAAGCCGCCCCTGGCGGCCGTGCTCGCGGCGTTCGCTGCGCTCTACATCATCTGGGGCTCGACGTACCTCGGAATACGGTTCGCCATCGAGACAATGCCGCCGTTCACGATGGCTGGCATCCGGTTCCTCGCGGCGGGCGCGATGCTGTACGGGTGGTCGCGCGCCAGAGGCGCCGCCGCGCCGTCGCGTCCGCAGTGGCGCACGGCGGTTGTCGTGGGCGCCCTGTTGTTGCTGGGCGGGAATGGCGGCGTGACGTGGGCGGAGCAGCGCATTCCCTCTGGCGTGGCGGCACTGCTGATCGCGTCCACGCCCATGTGGATGGTGATCCTCGACTGGCTCCGTCCGGGCGGCACGCGCCCGGGGTGGGCCGTCGAGCTCGGATTGCTCGTAGGGCTTGTCGGGATGTTTCTCTTGGTGGGTCCCAGCAGTCTGGGCGGACAGACCGTGGACGGTCTCGGCGCGCTGGCGGTCGGCGGAGCAGCGCTTAGTTGGGCCATCGGCTCCATCTACCAGCGCAGGGCGCCCAAGGCCGACTCGACGCTTCTCAATGTGGGGATGCAGATGCTCGCCGGCGGCACCCTGCTCCTCGTTTTTGGACTCGCGCTCGGTGAACGTCTCTCGCCAGAGGCGGTGTCCCTGAAGTCCGGCCTCTCGCTGGCCTACTTGGTGTTCATCGGCGCGATCGTGGGCTACTCCGCGTACGTGTGGCTGCTCAAGGTGAGCACGGCCGCCAAAGCGTCGACCTACGCCTACGTAAACCCGATCGTGGCCGTGCTGCTCGGGTGGGCGCTCGCGGGCGAGCCGCTCGGTCCACGCGTGATCGCCTCTGGCGTTACCGTCGTCCTCGCCGTCGCACTGATCACGACGGCCAAGGCCGTCCCGGCACGTCCGCCTGCCGCAACCGTGTCTGTCCGGTAG
- a CDS encoding MarC family protein encodes MFESGPSILSAATVLFFVMDPLGNVPLALTLLQDLEPKRRWIVLGRELLIALAILLVFLFFGQNLLDVLHLKQESVTIAGGIVLLVIGLRMVFPSAEGVMGDTPEGEPFIVPIAIPLLAGPSALATLILMVRSEPDAMATWTAGLLLAWAATAAILLAAPFFYRLLRRRGLSALERLMGMLLMMIAVQMLVNGIQSVFG; translated from the coding sequence ATGTTCGAGTCCGGCCCGTCCATCCTCTCCGCCGCCACGGTCCTCTTTTTCGTGATGGACCCGCTCGGCAACGTGCCTCTGGCGCTGACGCTGCTCCAAGATTTGGAGCCCAAGCGGCGGTGGATCGTGCTCGGGCGCGAGTTGCTGATTGCGCTGGCGATCCTGCTGGTGTTCCTGTTCTTCGGGCAGAACCTGCTCGACGTGCTGCACCTCAAGCAGGAATCGGTCACGATCGCCGGCGGGATCGTGCTTCTCGTGATCGGCCTGCGGATGGTGTTCCCGAGCGCGGAGGGCGTCATGGGCGACACGCCAGAGGGCGAGCCGTTTATCGTGCCCATCGCCATCCCGCTGCTTGCGGGCCCGAGCGCGCTCGCCACGCTGATCCTGATGGTGCGGAGCGAGCCCGACGCGATGGCCACGTGGACGGCCGGACTCTTACTCGCGTGGGCCGCGACGGCCGCGATCCTGCTCGCGGCGCCGTTTTTCTACCGCCTCTTGCGCCGCCGCGGCCTCTCGGCGCTAGAGCGGCTGATGGGGATGCTGCTGATGATGATCGCGGTGCAGATGTTGGTCAACGGCATCCAGAGCGTGTTCGGCTAG
- a CDS encoding ABC-F family ATP-binding cassette domain-containing protein: MALLTFDRVRKDYGTKPLLDEVSFVIEADEKVGVIGANGSGKTTLLRLASGVEPPDGGRIIKGSGARIGYLPQRPELTPEDTVLDAVFAGDGPMATVLRDYEKTVHAMEHGDTNPALIQRMTDLAHKLDASGGWDLEAQARAVLDRLGITDLDQTVGTLSGGQRKRVALARVLVERPDLLILDEPTNHLDAETVGWLEDFIQSWTGALLLVTHDRYVLDRVTNRMLEVGGGEVERYVGTYSDYLAAKAEKEMQAEAAEATRANLAKRELAWLRRGAKARTSKSKHRIAKAHELLDAAPEAAGAEIEIASATTRLGKKVIEMQRVTKGYDGRTLVRDFTYGFTRNDRVGIIGPNGAGKTTLLEMITGRLAPDSGTVERGPTVSIGYFDQESRILDDEKRLIDIVTDVAENVKTADGSIITAGQMLERFLFPGKQQYTPVGLLSGGERRRLVLLRVLMGAPNVLILDEPTNDLDIPTLVALEDYLDTFAGCLITVSHDRYFLDRTAEHLFRFEEDGRLREIPGNYSAWLEIEAREKAAEQARTKAAKAAPAPAPVQTSAPEASGEAPKKLTYAEKRELGDVEARIEAAETRQPELEALLAEHATDADKVVEYSKELGALLKQMEADVERWAELAERA; encoded by the coding sequence ATGGCTCTCCTCACTTTCGACCGCGTTCGCAAGGATTACGGCACCAAGCCGCTGCTCGACGAGGTCTCGTTCGTGATCGAGGCCGACGAGAAGGTGGGCGTGATCGGCGCCAACGGGTCTGGCAAGACGACGCTGCTGAGGCTCGCCTCTGGAGTGGAGCCGCCCGACGGCGGCCGCATCATCAAGGGGTCCGGCGCTCGGATCGGCTACCTGCCCCAGCGGCCGGAGCTGACGCCAGAGGACACGGTCTTGGACGCCGTCTTTGCCGGCGACGGCCCGATGGCGACCGTTCTCCGCGACTACGAGAAAACGGTCCACGCGATGGAGCACGGGGACACGAACCCGGCGCTGATCCAGCGCATGACCGACCTCGCGCACAAGCTGGACGCCTCTGGCGGATGGGACTTGGAAGCGCAGGCACGCGCGGTCTTGGACCGCCTGGGCATCACGGACCTTGACCAGACGGTGGGGACGCTGAGCGGTGGGCAACGCAAGCGCGTGGCGCTGGCTCGCGTGCTCGTGGAGCGGCCCGACCTGCTCATCTTGGACGAGCCCACTAACCACCTCGACGCCGAAACGGTCGGGTGGCTGGAGGACTTTATCCAGTCGTGGACCGGCGCGCTCTTGCTCGTGACGCACGACCGCTACGTGCTGGACCGGGTGACGAACCGGATGCTCGAAGTTGGCGGTGGCGAAGTGGAGCGCTACGTCGGCACCTACTCGGACTACCTCGCGGCCAAGGCCGAGAAGGAGATGCAGGCCGAGGCCGCCGAGGCCACGCGTGCCAACCTCGCCAAGCGCGAGCTCGCGTGGCTCCGCCGCGGCGCCAAAGCGCGCACCAGCAAGTCCAAGCACCGCATCGCCAAAGCGCACGAGCTGTTGGACGCCGCGCCAGAGGCCGCTGGCGCCGAGATCGAAATCGCGTCGGCCACGACGCGGTTGGGCAAGAAGGTGATCGAGATGCAGCGCGTAACCAAGGGCTACGACGGCCGCACGCTCGTCCGCGACTTCACCTACGGCTTTACGCGCAACGACCGCGTCGGCATCATCGGCCCCAACGGGGCGGGCAAGACGACGCTCTTGGAGATGATCACCGGGCGCCTCGCGCCGGACTCCGGGACGGTTGAGCGCGGCCCGACGGTCAGCATCGGCTACTTCGATCAGGAGAGCCGCATCCTAGACGACGAGAAGCGTCTGATCGACATCGTGACCGACGTGGCGGAAAACGTCAAGACCGCCGACGGCTCGATCATCACGGCGGGACAGATGCTGGAGCGGTTTCTGTTTCCGGGCAAGCAGCAGTACACGCCTGTCGGGCTCCTCTCCGGTGGCGAGCGCCGCCGCCTGGTCCTCCTGCGCGTGCTCATGGGCGCGCCCAACGTGCTGATCCTGGACGAGCCCACCAACGACCTGGACATCCCCACGCTCGTCGCGCTGGAGGACTACCTCGACACGTTCGCCGGGTGCCTCATCACGGTCTCCCACGACCGCTACTTCCTAGACCGCACGGCTGAGCACCTTTTCCGCTTCGAAGAGGACGGCCGCTTGCGCGAGATCCCCGGCAACTACAGCGCGTGGTTGGAGATTGAGGCGCGCGAGAAGGCCGCAGAGCAGGCGCGCACCAAGGCGGCTAAAGCCGCTCCCGCACCCGCACCGGTTCAAACGTCCGCGCCAGAGGCCTCTGGCGAGGCGCCGAAAAAGCTCACGTACGCCGAAAAGCGCGAACTGGGAGATGTCGAAGCGCGCATTGAGGCCGCCGAGACCCGCCAGCCGGAGTTGGAGGCGTTGCTCGCCGAGCACGCGACCGACGCGGACAAGGTCGTCGAGTACAGCAAAGAGCTCGGCGCGCTACTCAAGCAGATGGAGGCTGACGTGGAGCGCTGGGCTGAGCTCGCCGAACGCGCTTGA
- a CDS encoding LVIVD repeat-containing protein — protein MTRIVLFAAVALAMASTSFAQSLELIGTVELPSMPRPGADENPNAGVPNIVGGSDVWAYTAPDGSEYAMMGTLEGIAIVAVPSLEIVAQIPGPTERAPFYWRDIKTYGSFAYISTEAYGRSEGLQVIDLRGLPHSAKEVAVIRGENDRLVSSHNISIDTVTGHAYMLNSDGNQIVALDLTNPIQPVEVGAVDVPDSHDIYARGDTLWIAEGRSPKISIWNMTDKANPVKMGEAVFPDPGYVHNVWPTDDGTHVMTTEETASKTVKVWDLTDLENPELVGNWIGASDLAHNVHIKGDYAFVSHYASGVSIVDITDLTAPVEVARYDTHPENDDAAFYGNWGTSLPTSSGHIFVSDLEGTLTVLKWDPAPVDS, from the coding sequence ATGACACGAATCGTCCTCTTCGCAGCCGTCGCCCTCGCGATGGCGTCCACGTCGTTCGCGCAGTCGCTCGAACTCATCGGCACCGTTGAGCTTCCCTCGATGCCGCGCCCCGGTGCGGACGAAAACCCCAACGCGGGCGTCCCCAATATCGTTGGCGGCTCGGACGTGTGGGCTTACACGGCGCCCGACGGGAGCGAGTACGCCATGATGGGCACGCTTGAAGGCATCGCCATCGTCGCGGTCCCCTCGCTGGAGATCGTCGCGCAGATCCCTGGCCCGACCGAGCGCGCGCCGTTCTACTGGCGCGATATCAAGACGTACGGCTCGTTCGCTTACATCTCCACGGAGGCCTATGGCCGGAGTGAGGGGCTGCAGGTGATCGACCTCCGCGGCCTTCCGCACTCCGCGAAGGAGGTCGCCGTGATCCGGGGCGAGAACGACCGGCTCGTGTCCTCGCACAACATCTCGATCGACACCGTCACGGGACACGCTTACATGCTCAACTCGGACGGTAACCAGATCGTCGCCCTCGACCTCACGAACCCGATCCAGCCCGTCGAGGTCGGCGCTGTGGACGTGCCGGACTCGCACGACATCTACGCCAGAGGCGACACGCTCTGGATCGCAGAAGGCCGCTCGCCGAAGATCTCGATCTGGAACATGACCGACAAGGCCAACCCCGTCAAGATGGGCGAGGCCGTCTTCCCCGATCCTGGCTACGTCCACAACGTGTGGCCCACCGATGACGGCACGCACGTGATGACAACGGAGGAGACTGCCAGCAAGACCGTCAAGGTGTGGGACTTGACCGACCTCGAAAACCCCGAACTCGTCGGCAACTGGATCGGCGCGAGCGACCTGGCGCACAACGTCCACATCAAAGGTGACTACGCCTTCGTCTCGCACTACGCCTCTGGCGTCAGCATCGTGGACATCACGGACCTGACGGCCCCCGTCGAAGTCGCGCGGTACGACACGCACCCGGAAAACGACGACGCGGCGTTCTACGGCAACTGGGGCACCTCGCTCCCCACCTCCAGCGGTCACATCTTCGTGAGCGATCTGGAGGGCACGCTCACCGTCCTCAAGTGGGACCCGGCGCCCGTCGATAGCTAG
- a CDS encoding AI-2E family transporter, with protein MELKTLETRTFLTLVVIVTVAFAWLLGGYLQTVFWATVLAILFSAPFRWLRKRLGGNGTAASLLTLLLILLLVIAPLIGLGFAVTGEAMSVYTGVTTGAIDLTEILEQAESLLPRATRVAEDWGVDLDGIRERVSSTALNASQFVASSVVSLGQKTAHFVLLLAVTLYLLFFFLRDGDSLVDKLVQALPLGDVRERRLFSRFAAVTRATVKGSFIVAVVQGTIGGLGFWAVGLSAPILWGAIMSICALIPAVGTALVWLPAAIYLVVIGSWVKALIIVVIGLAVIGTVDNALRPILVGRDAGMPDYMILLSTLAGLATFGIAGIVIGPIIAGLFLTVWEIFTEEFGPADNAVLTFAGPEILPREAPTIITSASEVHRAPLAPEAETLAGPDD; from the coding sequence ATGGAACTGAAGACCCTCGAAACCCGGACATTTCTGACGCTCGTCGTAATTGTCACGGTCGCGTTCGCGTGGCTGCTCGGGGGGTACTTGCAGACTGTGTTCTGGGCGACGGTCCTGGCGATCCTCTTCTCGGCGCCGTTCCGCTGGTTGCGCAAGAGGCTGGGGGGGAACGGAACGGCGGCATCCCTGCTGACGCTGCTGCTCATTCTCCTCCTCGTGATCGCGCCGCTGATCGGGCTGGGCTTTGCCGTGACGGGCGAGGCGATGTCCGTGTACACCGGTGTGACCACGGGCGCGATCGACCTGACGGAGATTCTGGAGCAAGCGGAAAGCCTCTTGCCGCGCGCCACGCGCGTGGCGGAGGATTGGGGCGTGGACCTCGACGGCATTCGCGAGAGGGTGTCCAGCACGGCGCTCAACGCGAGCCAATTCGTCGCGAGCAGCGTGGTGAGCCTGGGGCAAAAGACCGCACACTTCGTGCTGCTTCTGGCGGTGACGCTCTACCTCTTGTTCTTCTTCCTGCGAGATGGGGACTCCCTCGTGGACAAGCTTGTCCAGGCGCTTCCTCTCGGGGACGTACGCGAGAGGCGCCTGTTCAGTCGTTTTGCGGCTGTGACGCGGGCCACCGTCAAAGGCTCATTTATCGTCGCCGTCGTGCAGGGCACGATCGGAGGCCTCGGATTCTGGGCGGTTGGCTTGAGCGCCCCGATCCTGTGGGGCGCGATCATGTCGATCTGCGCCTTGATCCCCGCCGTGGGAACGGCCCTTGTGTGGCTCCCGGCTGCGATCTACCTCGTGGTCATCGGCTCTTGGGTCAAAGCGCTAATCATCGTCGTGATCGGCTTGGCCGTGATCGGGACCGTGGACAACGCGCTTCGTCCCATCCTCGTCGGGCGCGATGCGGGCATGCCAGACTACATGATCCTGCTGTCCACCCTGGCCGGCCTCGCCACGTTCGGAATCGCGGGGATCGTGATCGGCCCCATCATCGCCGGACTGTTCCTGACCGTTTGGGAGATCTTTACCGAGGAGTTCGGCCCTGCCGATAACGCCGTCCTCACGTTCGCGGGCCCTGAAATCCTGCCTCGCGAAGCGCCAACCATCATCACGAGCGCCTCCGAAGTCCACCGCGCACCTCTGGCGCCAGAGGCCGAGACCCTCGCGGGTCCCGACGACTGA